One Sphingomonas sp. FARSPH DNA segment encodes these proteins:
- a CDS encoding ATP-binding protein produces the protein MSARDDFSVSTKREIAERVAYVCSYPNCDRLTVGPSSDRASGVTMTGVAAHISAAAKGGERYDAALTSAQRRHASNGIWMCAIHGKWIDDNPSLATIERLRAWRSEHEAEIAARVEYGHPGIFRSWDRLAALTRDQRDTIEVALPDGTVVARDGSQLIAALNGVGFCLVTGESGVGKSALVRAALDEAFPQARQVWLGPEALRSALSDAERVALGLTAPLGDLLATATSGVNILVLDALERADATAIARLRQLIERLARDRTSGSGWKVVAIGQQAGFEVHLDPLVGVLAGSTVRVLPLEPAQVQAALLNDPALSQHAFDDQFLAALGNLRTLGWVMSAGPQFAASGAGQIATRPQIADRLWAHWTNGDPDLHGFMVRLAIRDADYERSVGLTNLDQEDRMAWKAGRQRMPIRQDDRNRLSFEHDLASDWARYEYLKEFAEDVARWAALAHQPLWVAALRLFGQFLLREQVRGRNAWGWAFAAAREGSLVSASDVLLDALCLDPIADRLLSERIDLLLADDGRLLDRLLSRFLHVATSPGPPISDDPDVRLYAEANMRTPVWTAWSPMVRFLVQHRAEIGILGSPTVARTCETWLTKVPTAVGGRAVLWRGEIAELALDTARVRQVSNLARASYGGHSDDETGLFTAALAGAGDRRALVEEFALEMARRRDLSATTQTRVNALRQEDRARRTCEERLSRLPARPRSKPPLTLVLDRKLPPWPMGPSGRLDDDFRAAVLRQGALNPLMRVSPGVAAEVLLACIIDDQPREDRSGFRVDRRLGLNSDHDDQPTLFWNSPFFPFLVGGSSEVLSALVRLVDFCTERWADDAGETPGSYRLAFGDGVTRDYVGDWQVLDWSHARSSSASQLHSALDALERRLWMRINAGEDVSPVLEELLSTSSSAAVLGVLADCAKLRPELLKGELAPLLTSPQLLMAERGRLGRRMWTDAFTWMRAGEAMRTIGLEWEQSPHRLTSLMEVVRDRRKGDPEFDVRVRAAIAAWPEAEPDMALRQKALVAELEPANWHEEVDAEGKPGLILRYPADLAAEIEALRPVQPATLNLRAVLNRFEGMLGMTIADEDASQVYLLLDDENGLEEFPEGGRRMIEVAVATVLFVGASGWIAGDAARIERLGSILDRSVRHDPGQNGEVDDRLANGPDLTWASVAAVHALARGLPDPGRWERIVTHGIATGDVAVIRSAVAAARGVRAELGRRYEAIVEAGVLAAALEALRPSEWENLASFSTLLRWRRWLSRRRLSSTASRRVMDLVGMAGRVDRLWRSRYRRKFGQLPAPTKGRRVRRRYSAGLASHLLAALFDWALNQDAVPDAGELPEHRAIIVMVWRFQDWLLRGDPDGDMSDGDGFDRLDDFGLALLRTIAARIPMGDPADSRSLWQPILALGPRGEFTLEHLIDCLFLRLYKDVDPVRFNANWDAMLAFVFAPGWASGSRTWRARSILRHMLGIDAASQIANVPKVQAHVGTLRPYFEKFAAEHIIHDNSTLRSFADFLAAAPGANIRLDAVGWIAVALNKDDSRLSSAAGSSLADLVRVVLSDHAAELLANSAARQSLIDVIARMVRDEAPYALTLQDRTRSLR, from the coding sequence ATGTCGGCCCGGGACGATTTCTCGGTATCGACGAAGCGCGAGATCGCCGAGCGCGTGGCGTACGTGTGCTCGTATCCGAACTGTGATCGTCTGACCGTCGGCCCGTCTTCCGACCGTGCGAGCGGCGTGACCATGACCGGGGTCGCGGCGCACATCTCTGCGGCCGCGAAGGGCGGGGAGCGGTACGACGCGGCCCTCACGTCCGCGCAGCGCAGGCATGCATCGAACGGCATCTGGATGTGCGCGATCCACGGAAAGTGGATCGACGACAACCCCTCGCTCGCGACGATCGAGAGACTGCGGGCTTGGCGCAGCGAGCACGAGGCCGAGATCGCCGCGCGCGTCGAATACGGTCATCCGGGCATCTTCCGGTCATGGGACCGGCTGGCCGCGCTGACCCGCGACCAGCGCGACACGATCGAGGTCGCCCTGCCGGACGGAACCGTCGTCGCACGCGACGGCAGCCAACTGATAGCGGCGCTGAACGGAGTGGGATTCTGCCTGGTCACCGGGGAATCCGGCGTCGGCAAATCGGCGCTGGTCCGCGCGGCCCTCGACGAGGCGTTCCCGCAGGCGCGGCAGGTGTGGCTGGGTCCGGAGGCGCTGCGGAGTGCCCTTAGTGATGCCGAACGCGTCGCGCTGGGCCTGACGGCGCCGTTGGGCGACCTGCTCGCGACGGCGACGTCCGGCGTCAACATCCTCGTGCTCGACGCGCTCGAGCGCGCGGATGCGACTGCGATCGCTAGGCTTCGCCAGCTCATCGAGAGGCTCGCGCGGGATCGCACTTCCGGATCCGGATGGAAGGTCGTGGCGATTGGTCAACAGGCGGGGTTCGAGGTGCATCTCGATCCGCTGGTCGGCGTGCTTGCAGGCTCGACCGTGCGGGTGCTGCCGCTCGAGCCGGCGCAGGTGCAGGCCGCACTTCTGAACGATCCTGCGCTGAGCCAGCATGCGTTCGACGACCAGTTCCTCGCGGCGCTCGGAAACCTGCGGACCCTCGGCTGGGTCATGTCCGCCGGACCGCAATTCGCGGCGTCAGGCGCCGGCCAGATCGCGACGCGGCCGCAGATCGCGGACAGGCTGTGGGCGCATTGGACGAACGGTGATCCAGACCTTCACGGCTTCATGGTCCGCCTCGCGATCCGGGACGCGGACTATGAACGGAGCGTCGGGCTGACCAATCTCGACCAGGAGGACCGCATGGCCTGGAAGGCGGGACGGCAGCGGATGCCAATCCGCCAGGACGATCGAAACCGGCTGAGCTTCGAGCACGACCTCGCGTCCGATTGGGCGCGGTACGAATACCTCAAGGAATTCGCGGAGGACGTAGCGAGGTGGGCGGCTCTCGCCCACCAGCCGCTCTGGGTGGCCGCGCTCAGGCTGTTCGGCCAGTTTCTGCTTCGCGAGCAGGTGCGCGGCCGGAACGCATGGGGCTGGGCATTCGCGGCGGCGCGCGAGGGCAGCCTCGTCTCGGCCAGCGACGTCCTCCTGGACGCGCTGTGCCTGGACCCGATCGCCGACCGGCTGCTGTCGGAGCGTATCGACCTGCTGCTGGCGGACGATGGTCGGCTGCTCGATCGGCTGCTCTCGCGCTTCCTGCATGTCGCGACCTCGCCCGGACCGCCGATCTCCGACGACCCCGACGTCCGCCTCTATGCCGAGGCGAACATGCGGACGCCGGTCTGGACCGCGTGGTCGCCGATGGTCCGCTTCCTCGTCCAGCACCGAGCCGAGATTGGTATCCTGGGCTCGCCAACGGTCGCCCGGACCTGCGAGACCTGGCTGACGAAGGTGCCGACGGCGGTCGGCGGGCGCGCCGTCCTGTGGCGCGGAGAGATCGCCGAGCTGGCTCTCGACACCGCCAGGGTCAGGCAGGTGTCCAACCTCGCGCGCGCCTCCTACGGCGGACATTCCGACGACGAGACCGGACTGTTCACGGCGGCCCTGGCCGGCGCCGGCGACAGGAGGGCGCTGGTCGAGGAGTTCGCGCTCGAGATGGCGCGGCGCCGCGACCTGTCGGCGACCACGCAGACGCGCGTCAACGCGCTGCGTCAGGAGGATCGCGCGCGCCGGACCTGCGAGGAGCGCCTATCGCGGCTGCCGGCGCGGCCGCGCTCCAAGCCGCCGTTGACGCTCGTGCTCGATCGCAAGCTCCCGCCTTGGCCCATGGGTCCTTCGGGACGGCTGGACGACGATTTCCGGGCCGCCGTGCTCAGGCAGGGTGCGCTCAATCCGCTTATGCGGGTCTCGCCCGGTGTCGCGGCCGAGGTCCTGCTGGCGTGCATCATCGACGACCAGCCGCGGGAGGACCGGAGCGGCTTCCGGGTGGACCGCAGGCTCGGCCTGAATTCTGATCACGACGACCAGCCGACCCTGTTCTGGAACAGCCCCTTTTTCCCGTTCCTGGTGGGTGGCTCTTCCGAGGTGCTGTCGGCGCTCGTCCGGCTTGTCGACTTCTGCACCGAGCGATGGGCGGACGACGCCGGCGAGACGCCTGGATCGTACCGCCTAGCGTTCGGAGACGGCGTCACCCGTGACTACGTCGGTGATTGGCAGGTGCTCGACTGGTCGCATGCACGGAGTTCGTCGGCGAGCCAGCTGCACTCCGCTCTGGACGCACTCGAACGCCGGCTCTGGATGCGGATAAACGCCGGTGAGGACGTGAGTCCGGTTCTCGAGGAGCTCCTCTCGACCTCGTCGTCCGCCGCCGTTTTGGGCGTTCTCGCCGACTGCGCGAAGCTTCGGCCCGAGCTTCTGAAGGGCGAATTGGCGCCGCTCCTGACGTCCCCGCAGCTTCTCATGGCGGAGCGCGGCAGGCTGGGGAGGCGGATGTGGACAGATGCGTTCACCTGGATGCGCGCCGGCGAGGCAATGCGGACGATCGGGCTCGAATGGGAGCAGTCGCCGCATCGCCTCACGTCGTTGATGGAGGTCGTCCGGGACCGCAGGAAGGGCGATCCCGAATTCGACGTTCGGGTACGGGCCGCCATCGCCGCTTGGCCCGAAGCCGAGCCTGACATGGCGCTCCGCCAGAAGGCGCTAGTGGCGGAGCTCGAACCCGCGAACTGGCACGAGGAGGTGGACGCCGAAGGCAAACCGGGCCTCATTCTGCGATATCCTGCGGACCTCGCGGCCGAGATTGAGGCTTTGCGACCCGTCCAGCCGGCGACGCTGAATTTGCGAGCTGTGCTCAACCGCTTCGAGGGCATGCTGGGGATGACCATCGCGGACGAGGATGCGTCGCAGGTCTATCTCCTGCTGGACGACGAGAACGGTCTCGAAGAGTTTCCGGAAGGCGGTCGCCGAATGATCGAGGTCGCGGTCGCCACCGTCCTCTTCGTCGGCGCGAGCGGCTGGATCGCTGGCGATGCGGCCAGGATCGAGCGGCTCGGATCGATCCTCGACAGGTCCGTGCGCCACGACCCCGGACAGAACGGCGAGGTCGACGACCGGCTCGCAAACGGCCCCGATCTGACCTGGGCGTCGGTGGCGGCGGTCCATGCGCTCGCCCGGGGTTTGCCGGATCCCGGACGGTGGGAGCGCATCGTCACGCACGGCATCGCCACCGGTGATGTAGCCGTCATCCGGTCTGCCGTCGCGGCCGCCCGCGGCGTCCGCGCGGAACTGGGGCGGCGGTACGAAGCGATCGTCGAAGCGGGAGTCCTGGCGGCCGCTTTGGAGGCCCTCCGCCCTAGCGAATGGGAGAACCTCGCCTCGTTCTCGACCCTTCTGCGGTGGCGGCGGTGGCTGTCGCGCCGGAGGCTGTCGTCCACCGCCTCGCGTCGAGTGATGGATCTCGTCGGGATGGCGGGTCGCGTCGATCGGTTGTGGCGTTCCCGGTACAGGCGGAAGTTCGGTCAGCTCCCGGCTCCGACCAAAGGCCGACGCGTGCGTCGGCGGTATTCGGCCGGTCTCGCCTCGCACTTGCTCGCCGCGCTGTTCGACTGGGCGCTGAACCAAGACGCGGTGCCGGACGCGGGGGAGCTGCCTGAGCACCGCGCCATCATCGTGATGGTCTGGAGGTTCCAAGACTGGCTGCTGCGCGGTGATCCCGACGGCGACATGTCGGACGGGGATGGGTTCGACCGCCTGGACGATTTCGGGCTCGCCTTGCTCCGCACTATCGCCGCGCGGATCCCCATGGGCGATCCCGCCGATAGCCGCTCGTTGTGGCAGCCGATCCTCGCGCTCGGACCGCGCGGCGAGTTCACGCTCGAGCACCTGATCGACTGTCTCTTCCTGCGCCTCTACAAGGACGTCGATCCCGTCCGGTTCAACGCGAACTGGGACGCGATGCTGGCCTTCGTCTTCGCGCCGGGATGGGCATCGGGATCGCGCACGTGGCGCGCGCGCAGCATCCTGCGCCACATGCTTGGCATCGACGCCGCGAGCCAGATCGCCAACGTCCCAAAGGTCCAAGCGCACGTCGGGACCCTTCGGCCGTACTTCGAGAAGTTCGCGGCCGAGCATATTATTCACGACAACAGCACGCTTCGATCCTTCGCGGACTTTCTCGCTGCCGCTCCGGGAGCGAACATTCGTCTCGATGCTGTTGGCTGGATCGCGGTGGCGCTGAACAAGGACGACTCTCGTCTAAGCAGCGCGGCGGGTTCGTCCCTCGCCGATCTCGTCCGAGTCGTCCTCTCCGACCATGCCGCCGAGCTTCTTGCTAATTCGGCAGCGCGACAATCCCTGATCGACGTGATTGCGCGCATGGTTCGTGATGAGGCACCCTACGCACTCACGCTTCAGGATCGCACCCGCTCTTTGCGTTAG
- a CDS encoding helix-turn-helix domain-containing protein: protein MINDRQHARIKSALALRGTTLSSIARDLGVAPGTVSIVSRGFRRSRRIERAIADALTTTPAALWPDRYPDQIEMGGAMR from the coding sequence GTGATCAACGATCGGCAGCATGCCCGCATCAAGAGCGCGTTGGCGCTGCGCGGCACGACACTGTCCAGCATTGCGCGTGATCTGGGCGTGGCGCCCGGAACGGTTTCGATCGTCAGTCGCGGATTTCGGCGCAGCAGGAGGATCGAACGCGCGATCGCCGACGCTCTGACGACCACTCCTGCTGCGCTCTGGCCTGATCGCTATCCGGATCAAATCGAGATGGGAGGCGCCATGCGGTGA
- a CDS encoding ISNCY family transposase: MESETHARHRKSVRNEDVAVLRQNPIRQLINEGNVIQGRVLSASMLRRVEAFTLVNAGVYSIEEAMALLSLARSTVYRLLDEFRRGGAEAVSTAAIRNSNARAYPADFRADVLNIIREEYADYGPQLIKENLEENHDIRLARETIRRWMLEAGLWVADHAARRLLHKPRKRMQRPGELVQIDGSNHDWFEGIGERCTAMVFVDDATGRTQVMMFPSESGHAYFASTYQYIEANGRPLRFYTDKYTAVYVRDGKTSWGKSMNRLNILHSAANYAEGKGRVENRHRTLQDRLVKAFRKEGICSIDQANAFLPSFLARFNERFSKVPALSEDAHRPIIPPMDLDRAMSIVEERRVTRQLVFTYEGARYVIQATAREAPSIGPRVTVERRVNGELAVYGTAGLLNIRRV; encoded by the coding sequence GTGGAAAGCGAAACGCATGCTCGTCATCGAAAGAGCGTGAGGAATGAAGATGTCGCCGTTCTTCGGCAGAACCCTATTCGCCAACTCATCAACGAAGGAAATGTAATACAAGGTCGGGTGCTGAGCGCTTCCATGCTGCGTCGGGTCGAAGCCTTCACGCTCGTAAACGCAGGCGTGTACTCGATCGAAGAGGCCATGGCCCTGCTGAGCCTGGCCCGGAGCACTGTTTACAGACTTCTCGACGAGTTCAGGCGCGGCGGTGCTGAAGCCGTGTCCACGGCTGCGATCAGAAACAGCAACGCTAGGGCCTATCCAGCGGACTTCCGAGCCGATGTCCTGAATATCATCCGAGAGGAATACGCCGACTACGGCCCACAGCTGATTAAGGAGAACCTTGAAGAGAATCATGACATCCGCCTTGCGCGCGAGACGATCCGCCGGTGGATGCTAGAAGCTGGCTTATGGGTAGCAGATCATGCGGCCAGACGTCTCCTGCACAAGCCAAGGAAGCGGATGCAGCGTCCTGGAGAGCTCGTTCAGATCGATGGGTCCAACCACGACTGGTTCGAAGGGATAGGCGAGAGGTGCACCGCCATGGTGTTCGTCGACGATGCGACCGGTCGTACTCAAGTGATGATGTTTCCGTCGGAGAGCGGCCATGCCTACTTCGCGTCGACCTACCAGTACATCGAGGCGAATGGTCGTCCGTTGCGCTTCTACACCGACAAGTACACCGCGGTGTACGTCAGGGATGGTAAGACGAGTTGGGGCAAGTCGATGAACCGGCTGAACATCCTCCACTCCGCCGCGAACTATGCGGAGGGCAAGGGTCGAGTCGAGAACAGGCATCGCACGCTTCAGGACCGGCTGGTGAAGGCGTTCCGAAAGGAGGGGATCTGCTCGATCGATCAGGCGAACGCCTTCCTGCCTTCATTCTTGGCGCGCTTCAACGAAAGGTTCTCGAAGGTGCCGGCGCTGTCCGAGGATGCGCACCGCCCGATCATTCCACCGATGGATCTCGATCGAGCCATGTCGATCGTCGAGGAACGGCGAGTGACGAGGCAGCTGGTGTTCACCTATGAGGGTGCTCGGTATGTGATCCAAGCGACTGCTCGTGAGGCACCATCGATCGGACCGCGCGTAACGGTTGAACGTCGCGTCAACGGCGAGCTCGCGGTCTACGGCACGGCCGGTTTACTCAACATTCGGCGGGTATAG
- the mazG gene encoding nucleoside triphosphate pyrophosphohydrolase, with protein sequence MQDVKIDRLVAIMARLRDPSHGCEWDVAQTWATIAPYTIEEAYEVADAIARDDVGDLKDELGDLLLQVVFHSRIAEERGAFDLNDVIDAISDKMERRHPHIFGDEPTGGHHRWEEVKAAERAAKGASSALDGVATGLPALLRAEKLQKRAARIGFDWPDADGPRAKVVEEIAEVANAADADHREEEIGDLLFAVVNWSRHLGIDPEAALRRGNAKFERRFRAIEQAGGEGFASLSLEEKEALWQRVKGAGSVSL encoded by the coding sequence ATGCAGGATGTGAAGATCGACCGTCTCGTTGCAATTATGGCCCGCCTGCGCGATCCTTCGCACGGATGCGAATGGGACGTCGCGCAGACTTGGGCGACGATCGCGCCGTACACGATCGAGGAAGCCTATGAGGTTGCCGACGCTATCGCGCGCGACGACGTCGGCGATCTGAAGGACGAACTGGGTGATCTGCTGCTGCAGGTCGTCTTCCACAGCCGCATCGCCGAGGAACGCGGCGCGTTCGACCTTAATGATGTCATCGACGCGATCAGCGACAAGATGGAGCGCCGGCATCCACATATCTTCGGGGATGAGCCGACAGGCGGCCATCACCGCTGGGAAGAGGTCAAAGCGGCCGAGCGCGCGGCCAAGGGGGCGTCGAGCGCGTTGGACGGCGTCGCGACCGGCCTGCCCGCGCTGCTCCGCGCCGAGAAGCTGCAGAAGCGTGCCGCCCGCATCGGTTTCGATTGGCCGGATGCCGACGGACCGCGCGCCAAGGTGGTCGAGGAGATCGCAGAGGTTGCCAATGCAGCCGACGCCGACCATCGCGAGGAAGAGATCGGCGACCTGTTGTTCGCCGTCGTCAACTGGTCGCGGCACCTCGGCATCGACCCAGAAGCCGCGTTGCGCCGTGGCAACGCCAAGTTCGAACGGCGCTTCCGCGCGATTGAGCAGGCAGGCGGAGAGGGCTTCGCCTCGCTTAGCCTCGAGGAGAAAGAGGCGCTGTGGCAGCGCGTCAAGGGCGCGGGATCAGTGTCGCTGTAG
- the hflX gene encoding GTPase HflX produces MSTGFNRDRDDFSRGGRALIVLPDQGDAHRDAEARLEETAGLAAAIGLVVTDRVAVRVRQPKPATLIGSGQVEQLAVQVRQDEADLVVFDASLTPVQQRNLETGLGAKVIDRTGLILEIFGERAATAEGRLQVELAHLDYQAGRLVRSWTHLERQRGGFGFLGGPGETQIEADRRMIRDRMARLRRELEQVSRTRGLHRERRQRAPWPVIALVGYTNAGKSTLFNRLTGAHVMAENLLFATLDPTLRQISLPGIDKAILSDTVGFVSDLPTQLVAAFKATLEEVVSADLLIHVRDIAHPDTEAQRADVEAVLSDIGVTEATPRFEAWNKLDLLDNDARADLLGEIARRDDVVALSALTGEGVDTLTTQVAAKLTTGHRRYWITLDAADGAGAAWLHANGEVLGQSSEGLQTQYEVRLAERDYERFLQRH; encoded by the coding sequence GTGAGCACGGGCTTTAATCGCGACCGTGACGACTTCAGCCGTGGCGGTCGCGCGCTCATCGTTCTGCCGGATCAGGGCGATGCGCATCGCGACGCCGAGGCGCGGCTTGAGGAGACGGCGGGGCTCGCCGCGGCGATCGGTCTCGTCGTCACCGATCGCGTCGCGGTGCGCGTCCGCCAGCCCAAGCCGGCCACGCTGATCGGCAGCGGCCAGGTCGAACAGCTGGCGGTCCAGGTCCGGCAGGACGAGGCCGACCTCGTCGTGTTCGATGCCAGCCTGACGCCGGTGCAGCAGCGTAATCTGGAAACCGGGCTCGGCGCGAAGGTGATCGACCGGACCGGCCTGATCCTCGAAATCTTCGGCGAACGCGCTGCGACGGCGGAAGGACGCCTGCAGGTCGAACTTGCGCACCTCGACTATCAGGCGGGTCGGCTGGTGCGCAGCTGGACCCACCTCGAGCGGCAGCGGGGCGGCTTCGGCTTCCTCGGCGGTCCCGGCGAAACGCAGATCGAGGCGGATCGGCGCATGATCCGCGACCGCATGGCACGCCTGCGCCGTGAACTCGAACAGGTCAGCCGCACGCGCGGCCTGCATCGCGAGCGGCGCCAGCGCGCGCCCTGGCCCGTGATCGCGCTCGTCGGCTATACCAATGCCGGCAAGTCGACGTTGTTCAACCGGCTGACAGGCGCGCACGTCATGGCCGAAAACCTGCTGTTCGCGACGCTCGACCCGACGCTGCGTCAGATTTCGCTGCCCGGAATCGACAAGGCGATTTTGTCGGACACGGTCGGTTTCGTCTCCGATCTGCCGACGCAGCTCGTCGCGGCCTTCAAGGCGACGCTGGAGGAGGTGGTATCGGCCGATCTGCTGATCCACGTCCGCGACATCGCGCATCCCGATACCGAGGCGCAGCGCGCCGACGTCGAGGCGGTGCTGTCCGACATCGGCGTGACTGAGGCGACGCCGCGATTCGAGGCGTGGAACAAGCTCGACCTGCTCGACAATGATGCGCGCGCCGACCTGCTCGGCGAGATCGCGCGTCGCGACGATGTCGTCGCGCTGTCGGCGCTGACGGGGGAGGGCGTCGATACCCTGACCACGCAGGTCGCCGCCAAGCTCACCACGGGGCATCGCCGGTACTGGATTACGCTCGATGCGGCCGACGGCGCCGGTGCTGCCTGGCTCCACGCGAATGGCGAGGTGCTCGGGCAGAGCAGCGAGGGGCTGCAGACGCAATATGAGGTCCGCCTGGCCGAGCGGGATTACGAACGCTTCCTACAGCGACACTGA
- the hfq gene encoding RNA chaperone Hfq, translating into MAEKQGSLQDLFLNALRRSKTPVTMFLVKGVKLQGIVTWFDNFSVLLRRDGQSQLIYKHAISTIMPSGTMDIAAIVESVGEAQRKQPLLQEIFLNAVRKAEDPVTMFLINGVMLQGQIAGFDLFCMLLQREGMAQLVYKHAVSTIQPSRPLNLADEDEDGE; encoded by the coding sequence ATGGCCGAAAAGCAAGGGTCTCTCCAGGACCTGTTCCTCAATGCGCTGCGCCGGTCGAAGACCCCGGTGACCATGTTCCTGGTCAAGGGCGTCAAGTTGCAGGGTATCGTTACCTGGTTCGACAATTTCTCCGTGCTGCTGCGCCGCGACGGCCAGTCGCAGCTGATCTACAAGCATGCGATCTCGACGATCATGCCGTCGGGCACGATGGACATCGCCGCGATCGTCGAATCGGTGGGCGAAGCGCAGCGTAAGCAACCGTTGTTGCAGGAGATTTTCCTGAACGCCGTGCGCAAGGCGGAAGATCCCGTCACCATGTTCCTGATCAACGGCGTGATGCTGCAGGGGCAGATCGCGGGCTTCGACCTGTTCTGCATGCTGCTTCAGCGCGAGGGCATGGCGCAGCTCGTCTACAAGCATGCCGTCTCGACGATCCAGCCGTCGCGGCCGCTCAACCTGGCCGACGAGGACGAAGACGGCGAGTGA
- the ntrX gene encoding nitrogen assimilation response regulator NtrX, giving the protein MALDILVVDDEHDIRELVAGVLEDEGYETRVAANSDAALEAIATRRPSLVLLDVWLQGSRLDGLDLLDEIKRRDPSIPVLVISGHGNLDTAVAAIRRGASDFIEKPFEAERLLLLVARATETERLRREVASLRAVAGRENDLTGSSGAINAVRATLKRVAATGSRVLIMGPAGVGKEVAARLLHGWSNRANAPFTIVSAARMTPERVEEELFGVEEGGDLVRPGLLEQAHGGTLFLDEIADMPVATQARILRVLTDQSFSRIGGTRIVKVDVRVVSATSRDLTLEIAEGRFREDLYYRLNVVPVAIPALSERREDIPALVQHFIAHYAAERRVPTPEIAADAMVALQSYDWPGNVRQLRNVVERTIILAPGDRIGRIDLDLLPAEVLGEQGDLGGGGAIMGAPLREARETFEREYLRVQIRRFSGNISRTASFIGMERSALHRKLKLLGITDLREE; this is encoded by the coding sequence ATGGCGCTCGACATCCTCGTCGTCGACGACGAACACGACATCCGCGAACTGGTCGCCGGCGTCCTCGAGGACGAAGGCTATGAGACGCGTGTCGCGGCGAACAGCGACGCCGCGCTGGAGGCGATCGCGACGCGGCGCCCGTCTCTGGTGCTGCTCGACGTCTGGCTGCAGGGCTCGCGGCTCGACGGGCTCGACCTGCTCGACGAGATCAAGCGGCGCGACCCATCGATCCCGGTGCTGGTCATCTCGGGCCACGGCAATCTGGATACCGCGGTCGCCGCGATCCGCCGCGGCGCTTCCGACTTCATCGAAAAGCCGTTCGAAGCGGAACGTCTCCTGCTGCTCGTTGCGCGTGCGACCGAAACCGAGCGTCTGCGCCGCGAGGTCGCATCGCTGCGTGCGGTGGCGGGGCGCGAGAACGACCTGACCGGCAGTTCGGGCGCGATCAACGCCGTGCGCGCGACGCTGAAGCGTGTCGCGGCCACCGGCAGCCGCGTGCTCATCATGGGACCGGCGGGCGTCGGCAAGGAGGTCGCAGCGCGCCTGCTGCATGGCTGGAGCAATCGCGCCAACGCGCCTTTCACGATCGTGAGCGCGGCGCGGATGACGCCGGAGCGCGTCGAGGAGGAGCTGTTCGGCGTGGAGGAGGGGGGCGACCTCGTCCGCCCCGGCCTGCTCGAACAGGCGCATGGCGGAACGTTGTTCCTTGACGAGATCGCCGACATGCCGGTCGCGACGCAGGCGCGTATCCTGCGCGTGCTGACCGACCAGAGCTTCAGCCGGATCGGCGGGACGCGCATTGTCAAGGTCGACGTCCGCGTCGTCTCCGCGACCTCGCGCGACCTGACGCTGGAAATTGCCGAGGGCCGGTTCCGTGAAGACCTCTATTACCGCCTCAACGTCGTCCCCGTCGCGATCCCCGCCTTGTCGGAACGGCGTGAGGATATTCCAGCGCTCGTCCAGCACTTCATCGCGCATTATGCCGCCGAACGCCGCGTACCGACGCCCGAAATCGCCGCCGACGCGATGGTCGCGCTGCAGTCCTACGACTGGCCGGGCAACGTCCGCCAGCTGCGCAACGTCGTCGAGCGGACGATCATCCTCGCCCCCGGCGACCGGATCGGCCGGATCGACCTCGACCTGCTCCCCGCCGAAGTGCTCGGCGAGCAGGGCGATCTGGGAGGAGGCGGCGCGATCATGGGAGCGCCCCTGCGCGAGGCGCGCGAGACGTTCGAACGCGAATATCTGCGCGTGCAGATCCGCCGCTTCTCGGGCAACATCAGCCGGACGGCAAGCTTCATCGGCATGGAACGATCGGCCTTGCACCGCAAGCTCAAGCTGCTCGGCATCACCGACCTGCGCGAGGAGTGA